A genomic segment from Acidobacteriota bacterium encodes:
- a CDS encoding protein-L-isoaspartate(D-aspartate) O-methyltransferase has product MQELRQSRSGSPRSVALAGVVCAFAAVGVAGQPSGQNDPFAAQRTAMVEEQIRGRGIEEPKLLNALRTVPRHEFVPDSLRDDAYGDEAVQIGSGQTVSQPYLVALMADLLELDGDEKLLEIGTGSGYTTAVLARLARRVYSIEIIDDLAERAEGVLDELGYGNIEVRVGDGYRGWPEEAPFDGILVSAAPEEVPPPLIEQLKVNGILVAPVGGPLQDLVVIRKTPDGLERRQVDVVRFVPMVGRAQEDPEGENPNF; this is encoded by the coding sequence GTGCAGGAACTCCGGCAGTCGAGGTCCGGGTCGCCGCGGTCCGTCGCGCTTGCCGGCGTCGTGTGCGCGTTTGCGGCGGTCGGCGTCGCGGGGCAGCCGTCTGGCCAGAACGACCCGTTCGCCGCCCAGCGCACGGCCATGGTGGAGGAACAGATCAGGGGCCGGGGGATCGAAGAACCGAAGCTGCTGAACGCCCTCAGAACGGTGCCCCGGCACGAATTCGTACCGGACTCCCTGCGTGACGACGCCTACGGCGACGAGGCCGTCCAGATCGGCTCGGGTCAGACCGTCTCCCAGCCCTACCTGGTCGCCTTGATGGCGGACCTTCTCGAGCTCGACGGCGACGAGAAGCTGCTCGAGATCGGTACCGGCTCCGGGTACACGACGGCGGTGCTGGCGCGTCTCGCTCGCCGCGTCTACTCGATCGAGATCATCGACGATCTGGCGGAGAGGGCGGAGGGGGTTCTGGACGAGCTGGGCTACGGCAACATCGAGGTCCGCGTAGGTGACGGCTACCGCGGGTGGCCGGAAGAAGCGCCCTTCGACGGCATCCTGGTCTCCGCGGCGCCTGAGGAGGTGCCGCCGCCGCTGATCGAACAGCTCAAGGTGAACGGCATCCTGGTTGCCCCGGTCGGTGGACCGCTGCAGGATCTCGTGGTCATCCGAAAGACCCCGGACGGACTCGAACGCCGCCAGGTCGACGTCGTCCGGTTCGTGCCCATGGTGGGGCGCGCGCAGGAGGACCCGGAAGGGGAGAACCCGAACTTCTAG